The Urbifossiella limnaea genome has a window encoding:
- a CDS encoding SMP-30/gluconolactonase/LRE family protein, protein MPTPSTTATVLFTPDEDEEGFLPEGPRPIVLDGREALLWVNIQTAPDATQGALHVRYWDTGGTESWALPGRPGFALPTDRPGVVLVGLDHQVGTFDLDSYEWTPLGAVPDPHPRTLINDAEPTPDGRAVVFGTKDTRFADPLAGLYLLTLGDNRVSRLRGGQTCSNGKVITAGDGGLTLFDIDTPTRTVVRYRLDAAARELVEAGVALDLRGEPGFPDGMVDAGTETVIVAFYNPEPVAAGRAVRYDLRTGAAVEEWTTPGSPRVTCPCLVRHGDGVRLVLTTATEGMPAEQRAACPAAGSLFVAETRLAVAPASPAVRLA, encoded by the coding sequence GTGCCGACCCCCAGCACCACCGCGACCGTGCTTTTCACCCCCGACGAGGACGAGGAGGGCTTCCTCCCCGAGGGGCCGCGACCGATCGTACTCGACGGGCGCGAGGCGCTGCTGTGGGTAAACATCCAAACGGCCCCGGACGCGACGCAGGGGGCGCTGCACGTCCGCTACTGGGACACCGGCGGCACCGAGTCGTGGGCGCTCCCCGGCCGGCCCGGCTTCGCCCTGCCCACCGACCGGCCCGGCGTCGTGCTCGTCGGGCTCGACCACCAGGTGGGCACGTTCGACCTCGATTCCTACGAGTGGACGCCGCTCGGCGCCGTCCCCGACCCGCACCCGCGGACCCTCATCAACGACGCCGAGCCGACGCCGGACGGGCGGGCGGTCGTCTTCGGCACGAAGGACACGCGGTTCGCAGACCCGCTCGCGGGGCTGTACCTGCTGACGCTCGGTGACAACCGGGTGTCACGCCTCCGCGGCGGGCAGACGTGCTCGAACGGCAAGGTGATCACCGCCGGCGACGGCGGGCTGACGCTGTTCGACATCGACACGCCGACGAGGACGGTGGTGCGCTACCGGCTCGACGCGGCGGCGCGGGAACTTGTCGAGGCCGGCGTGGCCCTCGACCTCCGCGGCGAGCCGGGATTCCCGGACGGGATGGTGGACGCGGGTACCGAAACGGTGATCGTCGCGTTCTACAACCCGGAGCCGGTCGCGGCCGGGCGGGCGGTGCGGTACGACCTGCGGACCGGGGCGGCGGTCGAGGAGTGGACGACGCCGGGTTCGCCGCGGGTGACGTGCCCGTGCCTGGTGCGGCACGGCGACGGCGTGCGGTTGGTGCTGACGACGGCGACGGAGGGGATGCCCGCCGAGCAGCGGGCGGCGTGCCCGGCGGCCGGGAGTCTGTTTGTTGCTGAGACGCGGCTCGCCGTCGCGCCGGCGTCGCCGGCGGTACGGCTGGCCTGA
- a CDS encoding TolC family protein codes for MSRYTWTTLVLRICVLAGLGGVVGCKQQIVFEPGDHAKVMTASLPPNLESNVHDTIMPPLVDRPGGGLGPATVLDPTRPPRFMTLRECIAIALEQGNVGGQNPNQFGFGSEQLPGFNFGLNNSTDSIRAFAIDPGYNQASIERSLSRFDVRWLSSMTWQKVDQPVAAQFLSFQQQRDAASFNTSLVKPLPSGGYAGVTFSVDYSKFASGANQAGFVNPNYTPRVQFSFEQPLLQLFGVEVNQITPANLAPRSQLIQGVGPTGGTGGIVQGGTDGILIARIRSDQSRSQFEASVNYLLANVETAYWNLYAAYYNLYAREEGLRQSYEGYRFTAARVPNIDPPQQLDQARAQLELFRGQVIATRGQVLESERQLRKLLGLRSDDGQRIVPADEPNLAPFSPDFYEAAQEAVTYRPELMLARQEVKIQQLNLLLARNLRRPNLTSFAQYDVAGLGTRLDGSELIGAGGTTPGNAFASLGNNQFNSWTLGLRLDMPIGFRDANAQVRQQTMTLTRNYLQLRDAELKAVEYLIQKHRRVAESYALIGPARARREALQQFVARVRIRIEIGSFQSADYFNYLQVQRDLADSIAQEFQFIAQYNSALAEFEFAKGTIQRYNSITMAEGPLPQFVRERAADHERARVEAAIKLRERPATDPTPHSPPHNLGPAGPAPGGLPQLLNLPAAPDLNAVPQPEVRPGVPAPLPQPQPMAVPVPVPGPGAAAPRPLPMVQPGPVANPAGTPEPGSFFTPSGTVTVPRFQPIAPMTNPVPVPEGGPSSARPTVPPLSTPDASGIPASLPPSGAPPVNVSQ; via the coding sequence ATGAGCCGGTACACCTGGACAACGCTGGTACTCCGCATCTGCGTTCTGGCCGGGCTCGGCGGCGTCGTCGGTTGCAAGCAGCAGATCGTGTTCGAGCCGGGCGACCACGCCAAGGTCATGACCGCCAGCTTGCCGCCGAACCTCGAATCGAACGTACACGACACGATCATGCCGCCGCTCGTGGACCGGCCCGGCGGCGGCCTCGGGCCGGCCACGGTGCTCGACCCCACGCGGCCGCCGCGGTTCATGACGCTCCGCGAGTGCATCGCCATCGCCCTGGAGCAGGGGAACGTCGGCGGCCAGAACCCGAACCAGTTCGGCTTCGGGAGCGAGCAGCTGCCGGGCTTCAACTTCGGCCTCAACAACAGCACGGACTCGATCCGCGCGTTCGCCATCGACCCCGGCTACAACCAGGCCAGCATCGAGCGCTCGCTGTCCCGGTTCGACGTCCGCTGGCTCAGCAGCATGACGTGGCAGAAGGTGGACCAGCCGGTCGCCGCGCAGTTCCTGTCGTTCCAGCAGCAGCGCGACGCCGCCTCGTTCAACACGAGCCTGGTGAAGCCGCTGCCGAGCGGCGGCTACGCCGGCGTCACGTTCAGCGTGGACTACTCGAAGTTCGCGTCGGGGGCGAACCAGGCCGGGTTCGTGAACCCGAACTACACGCCGCGGGTGCAATTCTCGTTCGAGCAGCCGCTGCTGCAACTGTTCGGCGTGGAGGTGAACCAGATCACGCCGGCGAACCTCGCCCCGCGGAGCCAGCTGATCCAGGGCGTGGGGCCCACCGGCGGCACCGGCGGCATCGTCCAGGGCGGCACCGACGGCATCCTGATCGCCCGCATCCGGTCCGACCAGTCGCGGAGCCAGTTCGAGGCGTCGGTCAACTACCTGCTGGCGAACGTGGAGACGGCGTACTGGAACCTGTACGCCGCGTACTACAACCTGTACGCCCGCGAAGAGGGTCTGCGGCAGTCCTACGAGGGCTACCGGTTCACCGCCGCCCGCGTGCCGAACATCGACCCGCCGCAGCAACTCGACCAGGCCCGCGCCCAGCTCGAACTGTTCCGCGGTCAGGTGATCGCGACCCGCGGTCAGGTGCTCGAGAGCGAGCGCCAGCTCCGCAAGCTGCTCGGCCTGCGGAGCGACGACGGCCAGCGCATCGTCCCGGCCGACGAGCCGAACCTGGCCCCGTTCAGCCCGGACTTCTACGAGGCGGCCCAGGAGGCGGTGACGTACCGGCCCGAGCTGATGCTCGCCCGCCAGGAGGTGAAGATCCAGCAGCTGAACCTGCTGCTGGCGCGGAACCTCCGCCGCCCGAACCTGACCTCGTTCGCGCAGTACGACGTGGCCGGCCTCGGTACCCGACTCGACGGCTCCGAGCTGATCGGCGCCGGCGGCACGACGCCGGGGAACGCCTTCGCCAGCCTGGGGAACAACCAGTTCAACAGCTGGACGCTCGGCCTGCGCCTGGACATGCCGATCGGCTTCCGCGACGCCAACGCCCAGGTCCGGCAGCAGACGATGACACTGACCCGCAACTACCTCCAGCTGCGCGACGCGGAGCTGAAGGCGGTCGAGTACCTCATCCAGAAGCACCGCCGGGTGGCGGAGTCGTACGCCCTGATCGGGCCGGCCCGGGCGCGGCGCGAGGCGCTCCAGCAGTTCGTGGCCCGGGTCCGCATCCGCATCGAGATCGGGTCGTTCCAGTCGGCCGACTACTTCAACTACCTCCAGGTGCAACGCGACCTGGCGGACTCGATCGCGCAGGAGTTCCAGTTCATCGCCCAGTACAACTCGGCGCTCGCGGAGTTCGAATTCGCGAAGGGGACGATCCAGCGGTACAACAGCATCACAATGGCGGAGGGGCCGCTGCCGCAGTTCGTCCGCGAGCGGGCGGCCGACCACGAACGGGCGCGGGTGGAAGCGGCGATCAAGCTGCGGGAGCGGCCGGCGACCGACCCGACCCCGCACTCGCCGCCGCACAACCTCGGGCCGGCGGGTCCGGCGCCGGGCGGCCTGCCGCAGTTGTTGAACCTGCCGGCCGCGCCCGACCTCAACGCGGTGCCGCAGCCGGAGGTGCGTCCCGGTGTACCGGCCCCGTTGCCGCAGCCGCAGCCGATGGCGGTGCCGGTGCCGGTGCCCGGCCCGGGCGCGGCAGCGCCTCGGCCGCTGCCGATGGTCCAGCCGGGGCCGGTGGCGAACCCGGCGGGGACGCCGGAGCCGGGGTCGTTCTTCACGCCGAGCGGGACGGTGACGGTGCCGCGGTTCCAGCCGATCGCCCCGATGACGAATCCGGTGCCGGTACCGGAGGGCGGCCCGTCGAGCGCACGGCCCACGGTGCCGCCACTGTCAACGCCAGATGCCAGCGGCATCCCGGCAAGCCTGCCGCCGTCGGGGGCGCCGCCGGTAAACGTGTCGCAGTAA
- a CDS encoding Mpo1-like protein, whose amino-acid sequence MSHRFPIARKLIAFAGRARRNWLTRHRNGFNFAVHMVGIPLAFAGVPLLFLAEWYWGAGAIVLGYFLQWVGHRVEGNDVGELIPLKRLLGLPVVAVAPQYAERPADAT is encoded by the coding sequence ATGTCGCACCGCTTTCCCATCGCCCGGAAGTTGATCGCGTTCGCCGGTCGGGCGCGGCGGAACTGGCTGACTCGCCACCGGAACGGCTTCAACTTCGCCGTCCACATGGTCGGCATCCCGCTCGCGTTCGCGGGGGTGCCGCTGCTGTTCCTCGCCGAGTGGTACTGGGGCGCCGGCGCGATCGTCCTCGGTTACTTCCTCCAGTGGGTGGGGCACCGCGTGGAGGGGAACGACGTGGGCGAGCTGATTCCGTTGAAGCGGCTCCTCGGCCTCCCCGTCGTCGCCGTCGCCCCGCAGTACGCGGAGCGCCCCGCCGACGCTACTTGA
- a CDS encoding CerR family C-terminal domain-containing protein, producing the protein MTSPLATPEPSDARERLLAAAEVEFAERGYDGATVREITRRAGANIAAINYYFGDKERLYVEAVKYAHSCATGGPLPTAPVGTTPVQRLAAFIREMLRRMHAPARPTSMKLMMREMTDPGKAANVVVDEFIRPMAFALREHLRAVLPGLDEKRLLMTGFSVIGQCLFYRQNRPVAELIFGRDAIAELDLDAVADHVVRFTLAALGEGPPIAETKTDGHKKARKDTIMNDL; encoded by the coding sequence ATGACATCTCCCCTTGCGACCCCCGAGCCGAGTGACGCCCGCGAGCGGCTGTTGGCCGCGGCCGAGGTCGAGTTCGCCGAGCGCGGCTACGACGGGGCGACGGTCCGCGAGATCACCCGGCGGGCGGGCGCGAACATCGCCGCGATCAACTACTACTTCGGCGACAAGGAACGGCTGTACGTCGAGGCGGTGAAGTACGCCCACAGTTGCGCCACCGGCGGCCCGCTGCCGACGGCACCCGTGGGCACGACGCCGGTGCAGCGGCTGGCGGCGTTCATCCGCGAGATGCTGCGGCGGATGCACGCCCCGGCCCGGCCGACCTCGATGAAGCTGATGATGCGCGAGATGACCGACCCCGGGAAAGCGGCGAACGTGGTGGTGGACGAGTTCATCCGGCCGATGGCGTTCGCGTTGCGCGAGCATCTCCGCGCCGTGCTGCCGGGCCTCGACGAGAAGCGGCTGCTGATGACCGGCTTCAGCGTCATCGGGCAGTGCCTGTTCTACCGCCAGAACCGGCCGGTCGCGGAGCTGATCTTCGGCCGGGACGCGATCGCCGAGCTCGACCTGGACGCGGTGGCGGATCACGTCGTGCGGTTCACGCTGGCCGCGCTCGGCGAAGGCCCGCCGATCGCCGAAACCAAGACGGATGGCCACAAAAAGGCACGAAAAGACACAATAATGAACGATCTTTAA
- a CDS encoding ABC transporter permease yields MNWVALKMLTGDRTKYFGIVFGVSFAALLMAQQSAIFCGLMRNTTSQIRDIQGADLWVMDKNVQFIDDVKPLSENDLYRVRGVPGVKWAVRLYKGLGRARLTDGNFQQVIILGLDNATLVGAPPPWRVLHGSVEDLRRPDAVFIDEFGWRYLFGDEPFVPGAKTLELNDRRAVIVGVCECSPTFQTFPILYCTYSQALQFIPQERKTLSFVLAKAEDGVSPQEVGQRIEAQTGHKALTDDAFVWTTIGYYLKRTGIPINFGITVALGFVVGCAIAGQTFYLFTIENLKQFGALKAMGVGNLRLVGMILLQAAVVGVIGYGIGVGGAALFGYVFERVVKTAPPAFYFPWQILALTAVAVAVIVTAAALVSMRRVLFLEAGVVFR; encoded by the coding sequence ATGAATTGGGTCGCGCTCAAGATGCTGACCGGCGACCGCACGAAGTACTTCGGCATCGTCTTCGGCGTCAGCTTCGCCGCGCTGTTGATGGCGCAGCAGAGCGCCATTTTTTGCGGCCTGATGCGGAACACCACGAGCCAGATTCGGGACATCCAGGGCGCCGACCTGTGGGTGATGGACAAGAACGTCCAGTTCATCGACGACGTGAAGCCGCTGAGCGAGAACGACCTGTACCGCGTCCGCGGCGTCCCCGGGGTGAAGTGGGCGGTGCGGCTGTACAAGGGGCTCGGCCGCGCCCGCCTGACCGACGGCAACTTCCAGCAGGTCATCATCCTCGGCCTGGACAACGCCACGCTCGTCGGAGCCCCGCCGCCGTGGCGTGTGTTGCACGGCAGCGTCGAAGACCTGCGCCGCCCGGACGCGGTGTTCATCGACGAGTTCGGCTGGCGTTACCTGTTCGGCGACGAGCCGTTCGTGCCCGGGGCGAAGACGCTGGAGCTGAACGACCGCCGGGCCGTGATCGTCGGCGTGTGCGAGTGCAGCCCGACGTTCCAGACGTTCCCGATCCTCTACTGCACGTACTCGCAGGCGCTCCAGTTCATCCCGCAGGAGCGGAAGACGCTGTCGTTCGTGCTCGCCAAGGCGGAGGACGGCGTGAGCCCCCAAGAAGTCGGGCAGCGCATCGAGGCGCAGACCGGCCACAAGGCGCTGACCGACGACGCCTTCGTGTGGACGACCATCGGCTACTACCTGAAGCGGACCGGCATCCCGATCAACTTCGGCATCACCGTGGCGCTCGGGTTCGTCGTCGGCTGCGCGATCGCCGGGCAGACGTTCTACCTGTTCACGATCGAGAACCTGAAGCAGTTCGGCGCTCTGAAGGCTATGGGCGTCGGCAACCTCCGGCTCGTCGGCATGATCCTGCTGCAAGCCGCGGTGGTCGGCGTCATCGGGTACGGCATCGGCGTCGGCGGGGCGGCGCTGTTCGGGTACGTGTTCGAGCGGGTGGTGAAGACGGCGCCGCCGGCGTTCTACTTCCCGTGGCAAATCCTCGCCCTCACGGCCGTCGCGGTGGCGGTCATCGTCACCGCCGCGGCGCTCGTGAGCATGCGGCGCGTCCTGTTCCTCGAAGCCGGGGTGGTGTTCCGATGA
- a CDS encoding ABC transporter ATP-binding protein — protein MTATATQPAIALRGVTKEFGTGDARVTALHEVDLEIPYGELVLLVGPSGCGKTTLISIVAGLLDATAGEVEVLGQNLTRMRGGRKVRFRGDNIGFVFQQYNLLPALTAAENACVPLLIAGWDRKKAVARASELLDAVGLGSRLKSFPNQLSGGQQQRVAIARALVHGPRLLVCDEPTAALDAASGRTVMGLIRQVAVATDRAVVVVTHDSRVYDFGDRIVSMADGRIESVETRDAGPLAAQE, from the coding sequence ATGACCGCGACGGCCACGCAACCCGCGATCGCCCTCCGCGGCGTGACGAAGGAGTTCGGCACCGGCGACGCCCGCGTGACGGCGCTGCACGAGGTCGACTTGGAGATACCGTACGGCGAGTTGGTGCTGCTCGTCGGCCCGTCCGGGTGCGGCAAGACGACGCTCATCTCGATCGTCGCCGGGCTGCTCGACGCGACCGCCGGCGAGGTGGAAGTGCTGGGGCAAAACCTGACGCGGATGCGCGGCGGCCGCAAGGTGCGGTTCCGCGGTGACAACATCGGCTTCGTCTTCCAGCAGTACAACCTGTTGCCGGCGCTCACGGCCGCCGAGAACGCCTGCGTGCCGCTGCTGATCGCCGGCTGGGACCGCAAGAAGGCCGTCGCCCGTGCCTCCGAGTTACTCGACGCGGTGGGCCTGGGGTCGCGGCTGAAGTCGTTCCCGAACCAGCTGTCGGGCGGGCAGCAGCAGCGCGTGGCCATCGCCCGCGCCCTCGTCCACGGCCCGCGGTTGCTGGTGTGTGACGAACCCACCGCGGCGCTCGACGCGGCTAGCGGCCGCACGGTGATGGGCCTGATCCGGCAGGTGGCGGTGGCGACCGACCGGGCCGTCGTCGTGGTGACGCACGACAGCCGCGTCTACGACTTCGGCGACCGGATCGTGTCGATGGCGGACGGTCGGATCGAATCGGTCGAGACGCGCGACGCCGGCCCGCTGGCGGCGCAAGAATAG
- a CDS encoding HlyD family secretion protein — MFTRYALPALAVVSFSFAVVQMTKAQQKAPPVSPTVEPARAPYQTAVSGAGLVEPETENIRVGVNLPGVVKVVHVRVGQEVKPGEPLFELDDRQLLAEQAIRRATLASARASLQKLQEMPRAEELPPLRAKVAEARASLDDKVKQYARLQRAGGGVSDEELIGRQMAVEVGKAQVAKAEADLALTEAGAWQADKLVAAAAVAQAEAQLAQSATELMRLKVTAPWMSAPDGAAVTFRVLQVNVRPGEYVATAPGTAMVALGTVGRLHVRVDIDENDIPRFRAGIPGTASPRGNPRTTFPLRFVRVEPFVIPKRSLTGGNTERVDTRVLQVIYAIDSPNPGLYVGQQMDVSLNAATP, encoded by the coding sequence ATGTTCACCCGCTACGCCCTTCCCGCCCTGGCGGTCGTGTCGTTCTCCTTCGCCGTCGTGCAGATGACGAAGGCCCAGCAGAAGGCGCCGCCGGTCAGCCCGACCGTCGAACCCGCTCGGGCGCCGTACCAAACGGCCGTGTCCGGCGCCGGCCTCGTCGAACCCGAGACGGAGAACATTCGCGTGGGCGTGAATCTGCCCGGCGTCGTGAAGGTGGTTCACGTCCGCGTCGGGCAGGAGGTGAAGCCCGGCGAGCCGCTGTTCGAGCTCGACGACCGGCAACTCCTCGCCGAGCAGGCGATCCGCCGCGCGACGCTCGCCAGCGCCCGCGCGTCGCTCCAGAAGCTGCAGGAAATGCCGCGGGCGGAGGAACTGCCGCCGCTGCGCGCGAAGGTGGCCGAGGCGCGGGCGTCCCTCGACGACAAGGTGAAGCAGTACGCCCGCCTCCAGCGGGCCGGCGGCGGCGTGTCCGACGAGGAACTCATCGGCCGCCAGATGGCCGTCGAGGTCGGCAAGGCCCAGGTGGCGAAGGCGGAGGCCGACCTGGCGCTGACCGAGGCCGGGGCGTGGCAGGCCGACAAGCTCGTCGCCGCCGCCGCCGTTGCGCAGGCCGAGGCGCAGCTGGCGCAGTCCGCGACCGAGCTTATGCGGCTCAAGGTGACCGCCCCGTGGATGAGCGCCCCGGACGGCGCCGCGGTGACGTTCCGCGTGCTGCAGGTAAACGTGCGGCCGGGCGAGTACGTGGCCACGGCCCCCGGAACGGCGATGGTGGCGCTCGGCACCGTCGGCCGGCTCCACGTGCGCGTGGACATCGACGAGAACGACATCCCGCGCTTCCGCGCCGGCATCCCCGGCACGGCCAGCCCGCGCGGCAACCCGCGGACGACGTTCCCGCTGCGGTTCGTCCGCGTCGAGCCGTTCGTGATCCCGAAGCGATCGCTGACCGGCGGGAATACCGAGCGGGTAGACACGCGGGTGCTCCAGGTCATTTACGCGATTG